Part of the Verrucomicrobiota bacterium genome, ATGGCATCGGTGTACTCGTCGGTGGGGTCATTGAGCAGGACGCCGGCCTTCGGGTAGCTCCAACTGCTGTCGATATACTGTGCCTCCACCCACATCGAAACAAGCGGCTTGCCTGCCAGCACGATCGGCTCTGCCGGCAGGCCGTCGCAGAGCAGCGTGGGTGTGGCGGTGGCGTCCGGGTCAAACTGGAGGCGTGTCTCGCTCCCGTTGAAGGCCACGACAACGCCCGGCTCGATCTCCAGCGTCACCGCCGAACCGGTGCAGCCAATCTTGCGCACCGCATTGCTGATCACCTTGTCCACGCGCGGGTGGTGATAACCGATATCGACGGCGCCCGTATCACCTGAGCGTTTCGACCACGTATCCGACTCGTCAATGTCGCTGCCCACAACCTCCGGCGGTTCGATGCTGAAGGCACTCGGATCGTCGTAAGGTGAGCCGGTGCCGGCGTTGACCAATTGGCCGCCGCCGGGTGTGCTGCCCGTGTCGATGAAGTAGGCGCCGAGTTGCGTGTTGGTGGTGTCATACGGGCTGATCGTGAGGTAGACGTTGTTCTGGAGACCGAGACCGGCGCCGATGTAGGGATACGGCGCCATGGGGAGTTGGTATTCGTCGTAGAAGAAGGGCATCGTGGCGTTGTTGGAGGTGTAGATGGAGTAGCCGCCGCCGAGTCGGCGGAGACCGGCATAGCTGTAGTTGTACAGCAGATTGTTGTGGATCGTCATCGTGGCGCTGCCGCCCGTGTCGCCAAAGAAGATCGAGTTGTAGCCGCCATCGATGGTGTTGTTGATGACGAGGCAGTTTCCTGCGCCAACGCCGGCGAACTCCACACCCGTTCCGCAGTCGGCGACGAGGTTGTTGAAGACGTCGGGCCGGCTGCTGCCATAGAGGTAGACGCCGCGCGTGCAGTCGCGCACGATGCAGTGCCGAATGGCGCCGAAGTCCCTGCGCGCGTCGATGCCCTTTGAGGCGTAGCCGGTTTTGCAGAACTCGATGGCGCAGTCGGCCGAGGCGTTCACGCCGATGTTGATGGCTGTCCCATAATCGCCGGCGTCAGGATCGCCCGTGAACCCGGAGGTGAGGTCCTCGCCCGAGTTGTCGTCCTGGTCGCTCGTGAACACGATGCAGCTATACGGCTCGCCCTTGGCGACGATGGCGCCGTGCTCGCCGATGGTGAGCGACTTGCCCGCCGCGAACTTGACGACGGTTCCCGGCTCGATGGTGAGCGTGACGGGATCCTCGGCGGTGCCGCCGCTGACGGTGACGTTGGCGGTGACGTAGTACGTGATGTTCGCCGTCCAGATCTCGTCGGCCGTGATGGACGCGTTGACGTTCTGGTAGTCGAGCGTGACGGCGCCCGTGGCCTCGGCGACGTAGGAGTATGGCACGCTCTCGACAAGGTAGGTCTTCGAGTCGGCCGGGTTGCGCCAGAGTTGGCGGGCCGCGCGCGTCTCGTTCGCGGAGCCGGTGGCATCCCAGACGCGCGACTCGGCAAACGCGTGCAGGATGGTCTCGCGTGGCTCACCGTCAATGATCTCGTCGACCGTGAAAACGATCGGGTCGGTCGTATTGCGTGACGTGACCAGGTCGGCGGCCGAGACGTCCACCCCGGCGCGCGCGATCGTCACGTCGACCGCGTCCCCGGCCGTGTAGGCGTCGAGGCCAAGCTCGGTGTAGACGTAGAGGCGGGCGTCCTCGGCATCGAAGCCCTCGGGCAGCGTGGGCTTGGCGCGCAAGACGACGTTCTGATGCAGGGCGCCCGGCTCAAGCACGAACTCGATGTCCACGCCGGACTTGGCGCCAAGTGCGTCGGCGAACACGAGCTTCGAGGGGTCGCGCTCGTTGATCACGCCAACGACACTCGCATCGATGCTGCCGAGGGAGACCGTGTTCGTGCCGTCGCTCAGCAGGATCCACGTGGGCCGCATGGCGAGCGTCTTGCCGCCGACCGTGTAGTCGTAGGCGCCGCCGAGCGTCATGGGCACCTCGATCTGCCAGCTCCCGCGCTTCATACGGAAGCCGAGGCCACCGGTCTCCCACTCGGCGATGGTGGGCACCCACTGGCCCGCGCCATCGCGACAGCAGAGGCCCGAGCCGACCTCACGGACCTTGCTCACGATGGTGTCGGTGCACTTCTCACCCGTGACGGGATCCTCGTATTCGACCTCGTGGGTGACGTTGTAGACGCGCGTGTGGTCGTCGCGAAGCTCCACGACCTCTTCCCACACGGGCGCCTTGAACACCGCGTCCGCCGCAAGATCGTTTGCCGGTTCTTCCGAACCTGACCGCAGCAGAAAGACGATCCCCACACCCACCATGAGCGCCGCGAAAAGCGGCACGAGAACCAACCGATGCCTGCGTACGAACGCCATTGCTCCGTCTCCTTCCCCTTAGATCAGGTTCCCAGTCTCCAGCCATTCCGATAGCCACGTAGAACGAGCGTCCCGCCCGTGTCCCGTCGACGCGACTGCGCGGAACACGGGCAAGATGCCCGTGCTACCCGGTGTGTCCAGCCGCACGAAAGGCCTGGCGCCATGACGGCCACCGGGCCGATTGTCCTGGTCCCTTGCGGACAGACCGCGGGTGGGCGCCGTGAGATTCTCAGAAGATGTTCCCAGCCCATCCAGTTGTGTCCTTGCCGTCCGCTCGGTCAATCCGACCGAAAGCTGACTTCGCAGGTTCGCCCCAACAACTGGGTATACTTTATCACGCCTGCCATGTGCATGTCAATAAAAAAAAGGAGTTTTGGGCACCTCGGTGTTCTTCACGTTCTGCTTCCGCATGCACGGCTCACGGAACCAGGAATGGTTGGAACGGCGACGCGGCCGTTTGCTGTGCGGACCACTGGCGGGGCGTAGCCGAAGCGAGGAGCTTTGAATGGATTGACGGGGCTTGTCGGGTTCAGCGAGTCCTCTAGATCCTGTCTCAAGGATGTACACAGGATGAATGGGATGGCCGGACAGGCCCTCTTCGAGCGGAGCGGGCGCCTGTCCCGTCTCTTCCCTCACCCGGGGCGCCAAGGCAACGGCCCGTCGAGGAAGGCGGCCGATGGAAGCCTTTCAGGCTACCGCTCGTCTTCTGTCTCCACGCAACCCAGGGCGTTGCCCTGGGCTTTGGATATGAAGTCCCTTCGGGACAACGGCTCGGCGACGGTTGCGGCTACGCCGGTTGGCGGCGCGGCTCGACCACCCGGGGCGCCAAGGCAACGGCCCGTCGAGGAAGGCGGTCGATGGAAGCCCTTCAGGCTACGGCTCGTCTTCTGTCTCCACGCAACCCAGGGCGTTGCCCTGGGCTTTGGATATGAAGTCCCTTCGGAACAACGGCTCGGCGACGGTTGCGGCTACTCCGGTTGGCGGCGCGGCTCGACTTCGGGCTGTGCCGTGTGCTATGTGTGGCCCGACAGTCGGCGACGTGCAGCAGTTCTGGGCAGCGGCGCCGACCGACACAACGAGGGTTTGCGGCATGCGGGTTGCTCATTTCGACTGTTTTTCGGGAATCAGCGGCGACATGGTGCTTGGCGCGTTCGTGGACGCGGGGCTGCCGGCCAGCACGCTGCGGCGCGAGCTGAAGAAGCTTCCGTTGGCCGGGTACACGATCGGCGTCGAGAAGGTGTCGCGCAATCACATGAGCGGGACGCAGGTGCGCATCCGCGTCGCCAAGAGCGCCAAGCAGCCGCACCGCCACCTTGGACACATCGTCGAGCTCATCAACGGCAGCGGGCTGTTGGAGCGAGTCAAGGCCGACGCGACGGGGATTTTCACGCGGCTCGGCGAGGCCGAGGCCGCCGTGCACGGTGTGTCCATTGAAAAGGTGCACTTCCACGAGGTCGGCGCGGTCGACTCGATCCTCGACATCGTCGGCGCCGCGGTGGCCATCGAGCAACTCGGCATCGAGCGAGTGACAAGCTCGCCGCTCGCGCTCGGCTCCGGCACGGTGAAGATCGCCCACGGCGAGATTCCGGTGCCCGTGCCCGCGACGATGAAGCTGCTCCAAGGCGTCCCCGTCTACCAGAGCGGCATCATGCAGGAGATGGTCACGCCGACGGGCGCGGCGATCGTGACGCACTACGCATCGAGCTTCGCCGGCGTCCCCGCCATGACGGTCCGGTCAGTCGGCTACGGCGCGGGGACGCGCACGATCGAGGGCCGGCCCAACCTGCTCCGCGTCGTGATCGGCGACGCCGAGGAAACCGCCCTCGCCGAGGCGATGGACGTGATCGAGACAAACATCGACGACATGACGCCCGAGCTGCTCGGCGCGGCGTTCGAGCGGCTGTTCGAGGCCGGGGCGCTCGATGCCTACATCACGCCGCTCGTCATGAAGAAGAACCGGCCCGGCCACCTTGTCACCGTGCTCTGCGATCCGGCCAAGACCGCCGCGCTCATCGAGCTGATGCTGACCGAGACGACCACGTTCGGCGTTCGCACCTATCATACACAGAAGCATTGCCTCGCGCGCGAATCGAAGACCGTGAAGACCGCCTACGGCCCCGTCGACGTGAAGGTCGGCCTGCTCGGCGGACGGCCCGTCAAGGCGGCGCCCGAATACGAGTCATGCCGCAAGGCGGCGAAGGCCAAGAGCATTCCGCTCAGGACCGTGTTCGCTGCGGCTGAAGCGGCCGCTCAATCTCTGCTCAAGCAGCCAAAGGTAAAGTGATGGCACGTATCCTCGGGATCCAGGGCAGCCCGCGCAAAAACGGCAATACTCAGATCCTCGTCGAGAGAGTGCTCGAGGGCGCACGCGACGCAGGGGCGACGACGCGCATGATCCAGTTAGGTGACATGACGATCGCCGAATGCGACGGCTGCCACGCCTGCTGGAAGGGCAAGGAATGCCCGAAGGACGACGACATGAACGCCGTCTACACAACAATCGCCGAGAGCGACGCCATCGTCTTCGGCACACCCGTGTATTGGTTCGGGCCAACGGCGCTCTTGAAATCCTTCATCGACCGCTTCGTCTACTTCAACTGCCCCGAGAACCGCGCGAAGGCGCGCGGCAAGCGTGCCGCGCTCATCGTGCCGTTCGAGGACACGGACCTCGAAACCGCCGCGCCCCTGGTGAAGATGGTCGAGATGAGCCTCGACTACGTCGAGATGACGCTGCTTGATCCGCTTCTCGTCCCCGGCGTTGGCACCAGAGGCGCCGTCCTCGAGCACCCCGATCAGCTCCACGCCGCGCACGTCCTCGGCCGGCGCCTGGCGTCCTAGCTCCTCTGCGCCTCAGCGTGCTCTCCGTCCGGCCTTGCTCTTCTTCACCGCAGAGATCGCAGAGCGCGCTGAATCGAGGTGCTCCCTGAGGAAGCGGGCGGTGTACGAGCGCTTGGCGTTCTTGACGAGGTCGGCAGGCGGGCCTTCGAACACGATGCGGCCGCCGTCCTCGCCCCCTTCGGGGCCGAGGTCAATGACGTGGTCGGCCTCGGCGATCACGTCGAGGTTGTGCTCGATGACGACGATTGTGTCGCCACGCTCGACGAAGCGACGGAGCACGGCGAGCAGGCTGGCGATGTCGGCTGGGTGCAGTCCGATCGTCGGCTCGTCGAGCACGTAGAGCGTGCGGCCCCGCCCCAGGCGGGGCTTGGCGAGCTCGTAGGCGAGCTTGATGCGCTGCGACTCGCCGCCGGAGAGCGTTGCGCTCGTCTGGCCGAGCGCGACGTAGCCGAGGCCGATCTCGCAGAGCAGCTCGATGGGGCGCCCGATGCGCGGCAGATCGCCGAAGAACACGGCGGCCTCCTCGGCCGTCATGGCGAGCACGTCAGCGATCGACTTCCCCTTGAACGTGATCGCAAGCGTCTCGGCGTTGAAGCGCCGGCCTCCGCACACGTCACACTCAACGTGAACGTTCGGCAGGAAGCTCATCTCGACGGTGAGCCGGCCCTGGCCGAGGCACTTCTCGCACCGGCCGCCCTTGACGTTGAACGAGAACCGCGAGGCCGTGTAGCCGTGCACGCGCGCCTCGGGCGTCATGGCGAACAGGCGCCGGATCTCGTCGAAGAAGCCGACGTACGTCGCCGGCGTCGAGCGCGGCGTGCGGCCGATGGGCGTCTGATCGACTTCGAGGACTCGTGCGACCTGCTCGGCGCCTTCGATGCGCGTGCACAGGCCGTCGTCCACGCGCTTGCCCGCGTGCATGCGGCGGAGACCTTCGAAGAGCACGTCCTGGACGAGGCTCGACTTACCGGAACCCGACACGCCCGTGACGCAGATCAGCGTACCGAGCGGGAAGCGCACGTCGAGCGTCTTGAGGTTGTTCGCCCGCGCGCCGACGACCCGGAGAGCCGCTCCATTGCCCGACGAGGCGGAGGGCCTCAGCGTGTGACGGAGCGCGTGGCGCAGGTAGCGAGCTGTTGCCGAGTGCTGCGCCCCCGTAACCGCACGCACCGGGCCCGATGCGACCACCGCGCCGCCGTGGCGTCCGGCGCCGGGGCCAAGGTCGATGACGTGGTCGGCGCTACGGATGACTCGGTCGTCGTGCTCGACGACGATCACCGTGTTGCCGCGGTCGCGCAGCCGTCGTAGCACCTTGATGAGCCGCCCGGTATCGCGCGGGTGGAGGCCAATCGTCGGCTCGTCGAGCACGTAGCAGACTCCACGCAGATTCGAGCCGGCCTGAGCGGCCAGCCGGACACGCTGCGCCTCGCCGCCCGAGAGCGTGCCGGCGCCGCGATCGAGACCAAGGTACGGCAGCCCGACCAGTGTGAGAAACTCGAGCCGCGTGCGTATTTCATCCATCAGCCCGCGCGCGATCGTGTCGCGATGACCCGCGAACCGCAGCTTCACGAGCGTCGCGTCCACCCGTTCGACGGGGAGCGCGGCAATCTCGGCGATCGAGCGTGTGCCAAGACGCACGGCGAGCGCGGTCGGGTTCAAGCGTCTGCCCGCGCAGACCTCGCACGTGTCCCATGCCTCGCCGCCCTTCTCCGCGTAGAGCACGACGCCCGCGCCCTCGCATTCGGCGCACCAGCCGTGGCGGCTGTTGTACGAGAACAGCCGCGGATCGAGTTCCTCGAAGCCGCGCCCGCACCTCGGGCACGTCCGCTTGGTGCTGTAGATCTGATCGCCGCGCCGGCCCGATGAGACGAGCAGCATGCCGTCGCCGTGCTCGAGCGCCTGCTCGACCAGCCGCTGCAGCGTCGAACGCTCATCCGTCGTGGCCTTCACCTGGCCGACGATCCCGTCGATGTTGTGCTCGCGATAGCGCGAGAGCCGCAACGTCTCGTGCGTCGGGAAGCGGTCGCCATCCACGCGCAGGAAGCCGATCCCGTGTTGTCGTGCCCAGCGCCCCACGTCGGTGTGGAAGCCTTTCCGCGCGCGGATAAGCGGCGCGAGGAGCGTCACCCGCCGCCCGCCGTACTCGTCCAGGATGCGGCGTACGATCGCCCGCGGCGATTGGGGCTCGACGGCAACATCGCATTCCGGGCAGTACTGCGTGCCGAAGCGCGCGAAGAGCAGGCGCAGGTAGTGGTAGATCTCGGTGATCGTTGCGACCGTTGACTTCACGCCGCCGCGGCTGAGGCGCTGCTCGACAGCCACCGTCGGCGGGATGCCGTCGATGCGGTCGACGTCCGGGCGCGTCAACTGCTCGATATACTGGCGCACGTAGGCGGACAGGCAGTCGAGGTACCGGCGCTGGCCCTCGGCGAACAGCACGTCGTAGGCAAGCGTCGACTTGCCGGATCCGCTCACGCCCGTGATCGCCACAATCCTGTCGCGCGGCACCGAGACGTCGAGATCGCGGAGGTTGTGCTCGCGCGCGCCCGTGATTTCGATTCCGCCGTTTCGTGACGGCCGGACCGCACGCCGCGAGCCTTCTTTGATCGGGAGGCGCTTCTCGCTGAGCACGGCCTTGAGGTAGCGGCCCGTGTGCGAGGCGTCGCACCGCGCGACATCCTCGGGCGCGCCGGCGACGACGATCTCACCGCCGTGCTCGCCGCCCTCCGGCCCCAGGTCGACGACCCAGTCGGCACACTTGATCACGTCAAGGTTGTGCTCGATGACGACGACACTGTGGCCATGACGCACGAGGTTCTGGAGCGTCGTCATGAGCGTGGCCACGTCATCGGCGTGCAGGCCGGTGGTCGGCTCGTCGAAGAGGAACAGGGAGTGCTTCGATTGCTCGGTGTTGAGGCGCGCGGCGAGCTTCAGGCGCTGCGCCTCGCCGCCCGACAACGTCGTGATCGGCTGGCCAAGCCGCAGGTACCCGAGGCCGACGCCGACCAGCGGCTGCAAGGCCGTCGAGATGCGGGAGTCCTCGAAGAACGCGATCGCTTCGGTCACGGTCATGGCGAGGATATCGTTGATGTTCTTGCTGTCGAGGCGGATGTCGAGCAGCTCGGGCGTGAAACGGCGGCCCTCACAGTCCGGGCAGGTCACGTGAACGTCGGAAAGGAACTGCATCTCGATCGTCTGGAAGCCGGCGCCTTTGCACGTCTCGCACCGGCCGCCGGCAACGTTGAACGAGAACGCGCCAGGTCCAAAGCCGCGGCGTCGCGCCTCGGAGGTTGCAGCGAGCATCTCGCGGATGCGGCCGTAGGCGCCCATGTACGTCGCCGGGACGGCGCGCGGCGTCCGGCCAATGGGCGCTTGATCGACGAGAATGACTTCGCCGACGTACTCATGGCCTTCGATGCGCGTGTGCGCGCCGGGCTCGTCGAGCGACCGGCCCTGCAGCCGCGCAAGCCCGCGATAGACGATGTCCTCGACGAGCGTGCTCTTGCCGGATCCCGAGACACCCGTGATGCAGACGAAGCGCTCGAGCGGGATCGCGACATCGATGTTCTTGAGATTGTGCGCCCCCGCGCCACGGATCACGAGCTGCTTCGCGCCGTTGACGTTGCGGCGCACCGCCGGCAGCGCGACCTCCTTCGCCCCGCTCAAGTACTTGCCGGTCAGCGACCGCGTTGCCTTAGACAGCTTCTCGACGGGACCGTGGAACACGACGCGGCCGCCGCGCTCACCCGGACCGGGGCCGAGATCAACGACATTGTCCGCGGCACGGATCACACCCGGGTCGTGCTCGACGACGACGACCGTGTTCCCCGCGTCGGTGATGCGGTGCAGCACGCCGACGAGGCGGTCCACGTCGCGCGCGTGCAGGCCGATGCTCGGCTCGTCGAGCACGTAGAGCGTGTTCACCAGCCGCGAGCCAAGCGCCGTGGTCAACCCGACCCGCTCGACCTCGCCGCCCGAGAGCGTGCGCGATTGCCGGTCGAGCGTCAGATAGCCGAGGCCGACATCGACGAGGTAGTCGAGCCGGGTGCCGATCTCGTTGACGAGCAGCGCCGTCGCCTCGTCGTGGGCAAAGCGCCGACGGAGCGCCGCGAACAGCTCGCGCGAGCGCTCGACGGGCATCTGCCACACGTCGGGCAGCGTCCGGCCGTCGAGACGGTAGAGGAGCGCCGTGTCGTTGAGGCGGCGGCCGCCGCACGTGCGGCACGTGCGGTACGTGCGGAATTTCGAGAGGTAGACACGCACGTGCATCTTGTAGGTCTTCGTCTCGAGCCAATCGAAGAGACCCTTGACGCCGTAGAAGTCCTCGGTGCCCTCCCAGATCATGCGCCGGTGCTCGTCGCTGAGCTGCTTCCACGGCACGTCCACGGGAATGCCGCGACGGCGACAGAACTTGATCGTATCCCTGTAGCCCATCCGAAACGCCTTGCCTTCCCAGGGCTTGATGACGCCTTCCGTGACGCTCAGCGACGGGTCGGGAAAGACAAGCGCGGGATCGATCTCGATCGTGCGGCCAAAGCCGCGGCACGTCGGGCACGCGCCGATCGGGCTATTGAACGAGAAGAGATTCGGCACCGGATCCTCGTAGGCGATGTCGCACTCGGCGCAATGAAGCGCAGCGGAGAATCGGAGCACGTGCTCGTCGCCGAGCACCACGCTCAGCTTGTTGCGACCGAAGTGCATGGCCGACTCGAGCGATTCGACAAGTCGCGCGCGGCGCGAGGGGCTGATGCGCACGCGGTCGTGGACGACGGTCGCGCGCCGG contains:
- a CDS encoding right-handed parallel beta-helix repeat-containing protein is translated as MAFVRRHRLVLVPLFAALMVGVGIVFLLRSGSEEPANDLAADAVFKAPVWEEVVELRDDHTRVYNVTHEVEYEDPVTGEKCTDTIVSKVREVGSGLCCRDGAGQWVPTIAEWETGGLGFRMKRGSWQIEVPMTLGGAYDYTVGGKTLAMRPTWILLSDGTNTVSLGSIDASVVGVINERDPSKLVFADALGAKSGVDIEFVLEPGALHQNVVLRAKPTLPEGFDAEDARLYVYTELGLDAYTAGDAVDVTIARAGVDVSAADLVTSRNTTDPIVFTVDEIIDGEPRETILHAFAESRVWDATGSANETRAARQLWRNPADSKTYLVESVPYSYVAEATGAVTLDYQNVNASITADEIWTANITYYVTANVTVSGGTAEDPVTLTIEPGTVVKFAAGKSLTIGEHGAIVAKGEPYSCIVFTSDQDDNSGEDLTSGFTGDPDAGDYGTAINIGVNASADCAIEFCKTGYASKGIDARRDFGAIRHCIVRDCTRGVYLYGSSRPDVFNNLVADCGTGVEFAGVGAGNCLVINNTIDGGYNSIFFGDTGGSATMTIHNNLLYNYSYAGLRRLGGGYSIYTSNNATMPFFYDEYQLPMAPYPYIGAGLGLQNNVYLTISPYDTTNTQLGAYFIDTGSTPGGGQLVNAGTGSPYDDPSAFSIEPPEVVGSDIDESDTWSKRSGDTGAVDIGYHHPRVDKVISNAVRKIGCTGSAVTLEIEPGVVVAFNGSETRLQFDPDATATPTLLCDGLPAEPIVLAGKPLVSMWVEAQYIDSSWSYPKAGVLLNDPTDEYTDA
- the larC gene encoding nickel pincer cofactor biosynthesis protein LarC, which produces MRVAHFDCFSGISGDMVLGAFVDAGLPASTLRRELKKLPLAGYTIGVEKVSRNHMSGTQVRIRVAKSAKQPHRHLGHIVELINGSGLLERVKADATGIFTRLGEAEAAVHGVSIEKVHFHEVGAVDSILDIVGAAVAIEQLGIERVTSSPLALGSGTVKIAHGEIPVPVPATMKLLQGVPVYQSGIMQEMVTPTGAAIVTHYASSFAGVPAMTVRSVGYGAGTRTIEGRPNLLRVVIGDAEETALAEAMDVIETNIDDMTPELLGAAFERLFEAGALDAYITPLVMKKNRPGHLVTVLCDPAKTAALIELMLTETTTFGVRTYHTQKHCLARESKTVKTAYGPVDVKVGLLGGRPVKAAPEYESCRKAAKAKSIPLRTVFAAAEAAAQSLLKQPKVK
- a CDS encoding flavodoxin family protein, which codes for MARILGIQGSPRKNGNTQILVERVLEGARDAGATTRMIQLGDMTIAECDGCHACWKGKECPKDDDMNAVYTTIAESDAIVFGTPVYWFGPTALLKSFIDRFVYFNCPENRAKARGKRAALIVPFEDTDLETAAPLVKMVEMSLDYVEMTLLDPLLVPGVGTRGAVLEHPDQLHAAHVLGRRLAS
- the uvrA gene encoding excinuclease ABC subunit UvrA, whose amino-acid sequence is MPPKAIVVRGARQNNLKGFDLRLPVDRFTVVTGVSGSGKSSLAFETLYAEGQRRYSETFSPYIRQFLDRMDKPNVDAIESIPPAIAIDQTNPVRTSRSTVGTMTEINDYLKLLWAREAVLHCRSCNRPVTRDTPEAIVIRLLDEANGRDTLITFDVDVPKSLGRTTVAEALIKQGFTRVLVSGEVVKLDEHPDALTEGRRATVVHDRVRISPSRRARLVESLESAMHFGRNKLSVVLGDEHVLRFSAALHCAECDIAYEDPVPNLFSFNSPIGACPTCRGFGRTIEIDPALVFPDPSLSVTEGVIKPWEGKAFRMGYRDTIKFCRRRGIPVDVPWKQLSDEHRRMIWEGTEDFYGVKGLFDWLETKTYKMHVRVYLSKFRTYRTCRTCGGRRLNDTALLYRLDGRTLPDVWQMPVERSRELFAALRRRFAHDEATALLVNEIGTRLDYLVDVGLGYLTLDRQSRTLSGGEVERVGLTTALGSRLVNTLYVLDEPSIGLHARDVDRLVGVLHRITDAGNTVVVVEHDPGVIRAADNVVDLGPGPGERGGRVVFHGPVEKLSKATRSLTGKYLSGAKEVALPAVRRNVNGAKQLVIRGAGAHNLKNIDVAIPLERFVCITGVSGSGKSTLVEDIVYRGLARLQGRSLDEPGAHTRIEGHEYVGEVILVDQAPIGRTPRAVPATYMGAYGRIREMLAATSEARRRGFGPGAFSFNVAGGRCETCKGAGFQTIEMQFLSDVHVTCPDCEGRRFTPELLDIRLDSKNINDILAMTVTEAIAFFEDSRISTALQPLVGVGLGYLRLGQPITTLSGGEAQRLKLAARLNTEQSKHSLFLFDEPTTGLHADDVATLMTTLQNLVRHGHSVVVIEHNLDVIKCADWVVDLGPEGGEHGGEIVVAGAPEDVARCDASHTGRYLKAVLSEKRLPIKEGSRRAVRPSRNGGIEITGAREHNLRDLDVSVPRDRIVAITGVSGSGKSTLAYDVLFAEGQRRYLDCLSAYVRQYIEQLTRPDVDRIDGIPPTVAVEQRLSRGGVKSTVATITEIYHYLRLLFARFGTQYCPECDVAVEPQSPRAIVRRILDEYGGRRVTLLAPLIRARKGFHTDVGRWARQHGIGFLRVDGDRFPTHETLRLSRYREHNIDGIVGQVKATTDERSTLQRLVEQALEHGDGMLLVSSGRRGDQIYSTKRTCPRCGRGFEELDPRLFSYNSRHGWCAECEGAGVVLYAEKGGEAWDTCEVCAGRRLNPTALAVRLGTRSIAEIAALPVERVDATLVKLRFAGHRDTIARGLMDEIRTRLEFLTLVGLPYLGLDRGAGTLSGGEAQRVRLAAQAGSNLRGVCYVLDEPTIGLHPRDTGRLIKVLRRLRDRGNTVIVVEHDDRVIRSADHVIDLGPGAGRHGGAVVASGPVRAVTGAQHSATARYLRHALRHTLRPSASSGNGAALRVVGARANNLKTLDVRFPLGTLICVTGVSGSGKSSLVQDVLFEGLRRMHAGKRVDDGLCTRIEGAEQVARVLEVDQTPIGRTPRSTPATYVGFFDEIRRLFAMTPEARVHGYTASRFSFNVKGGRCEKCLGQGRLTVEMSFLPNVHVECDVCGGRRFNAETLAITFKGKSIADVLAMTAEEAAVFFGDLPRIGRPIELLCEIGLGYVALGQTSATLSGGESQRIKLAYELAKPRLGRGRTLYVLDEPTIGLHPADIASLLAVLRRFVERGDTIVVIEHNLDVIAEADHVIDLGPEGGEDGGRIVFEGPPADLVKNAKRSYTARFLREHLDSARSAISAVKKSKAGRRAR